A stretch of Dysidea avara chromosome 5, odDysAvar1.4, whole genome shotgun sequence DNA encodes these proteins:
- the LOC136256539 gene encoding E3 SUMO-protein ligase ZBED1-like → MASGSGAGLDLGGSSRHNRSDVWQYFKKDGSRNVICTLCKGKFAYHGGTSNLRDHLQRSQSTVYTRDSGQPKIDSIMKVQKCSPARAKILDNLIVGLTVHDLRPTRMVEGRGFQELMEYCEPGYTVPSRKHISKLMFDRYTSGKALLTDKLQSDAFSLSLTTDIWTSSSTEAYISLTCHFLTSQWEYVDCVLATRSFPDHHTGENISSTIKEVLESYEIADRTVSSIVRDQGSNMRRATDLLQTEKGWAGVNCSAHILQLCISDGFKNNTSIDRALGAARKLVGHFHHSTLATAELYKQQSQMNMNQQKLKIDCTTRWNSTLYMIQRLVANRWPVSAVLSDTTITKRQDCTLDLTAHQWVLLEELAKLLEPLEVATVFFCTERKVSISCILPIMHNVFTSMDSEEGDSASIIAFKTAVRESIMRRWSLDGIEPDSPLVLAAALDPRFKSLKFLTDDLKQSVREELLQRKDADCGNPTFQCVAVKEKAPSETPPAKKKKTALDILLGDDNDSEGSENDTELEEFLLEKSLPRNSDVMVWWNMNEHRFPNLAKLAKVYLGIPATSASSERLFSKAGIITAKHRNCLKAKNVEAIVFLNKNSKFLNQ, encoded by the coding sequence ATGGCATCTGGTTCAGGCGCCGGCTTGGATTTAGGTGGCTCTTCCCGGCATAATAGGTCGGATGTGTGGCAGTACTTTAAGAAGGACGGGAGCAGAAATGTTATTTGTACTCTTTGTAAGGGCAAGTTTGCTTACCATGGCGGCACGTCAAATTTACGGGACCACCTGCAAAGAAGCCAGTCCACTGTGTACACTCGTGATTCTGGACAGCCCAAGATTGATTCAATAATGAAAGTACAGAAGTGTAGCCCAGCGCGTGCGAAGATTCTAGACAACCTGATAGTTGGACTGACCGTTCACGATTTACGACCAACGAGAATGGTTGAAGGACGGGGATTTCAAGAGCTAATGGAGTACTGCGAGCCTGGATACACTGTACCATCACGGAAACATATCAGTAAGCTTATGTTCGATCGATACACAAGTGGAAAAGCATTACTCACTGACAAACTTCAATCAGACGCGTTCTCACTCTCCCTCACCACCGATATATGGACGAGCAGTTCTACAGAAGCTTACATTTCACTTACTTGTCATTTCCTTACTTCACAGTGGGAATACGTTGATTGTGTACTTGCTACAAGATCATTTCCTGACCACCACACAGGAGAGAACATTTCTTCTACTATAAAGGAGGTGCTAGAATCTTATGAAATTGCTGACCGTACAGTCAGTAGTATTGTACGTGATCAAGGATCAAACATGAGACGGGCCACTGATCTGTTGCAAACTGAAAAAGGATGGGCTGGAGTGAATTGTTCAGCTCACATCCTGCAACTTTGCATTAGTGATGGATTTAAAAATAATACATCTATTGATAGAGCTCTTGGTGCTGCCCGTAAATTAGTAGGCCATTTCCATCACAGCACATTGGCAACAGCTGAATTATACAAGCAACAGTCTCAAATGAATATGAATCAACAAAAACTCAAAATAGATTGTACAACGAGATGGAATAGTACTCTATATATGATTCAGCGTTTAGTAGCTAACAGGTGGCCAGTCTCTGCTGTACTTTCAGATACTACCATTACAAAAAGGCAAGACTGTACCCTCGATCTCACAGCTCATCAGTGGGTTTTACTGGAAGAGTTAGCTAAATTGCTTGAACCATTGGAAGTAGCAACCGTTTTCTTTTGTACAGAAAGAAAGGTGTCAATATCTTGCATTTTGCCAATAATGCATAATGTGTTTACTAGCATGGACAGTGAGGAAGGTGATTCAGCAAGTATCATTGCATTCAAGACAGCTGTTAGAGAATCCATCATGAGAAGGTGGAGCTTGGATGGAATTGAACCGGATTCACCACTTGTGTTAGCTGCTGCATTAGATCCTCGATTCAAGAGCTTGAAATTTCTTACAGATGACTTGAAACAATCAGTCAGAGAAGAGCTGTTGCAACGGAAGGATGCTGATTGTGGAAACCCCACTTTTCAGTGTGTTGCTGTCAAAGAGAAGGCGCCATCTGAAACTCCACctgcaaaaaagaaaaaaacagcaTTGGATATATTGTTAGGAGATGACAATGACTCAGAGGGCTCTGAAAATGATACAGAACTTGAAGAATTTTTGCTTGAGAAGTCACTACCTCGTAATTCTGATGTAATGGTTTGGTGGAATATGAATGAGCACAGGTTTCCAAACCTAGCTAAACTTGCTAAGGTTTACCTTGGCATACCTGCTACATCTGCCTCTTCGGAGAGATTGTTTTCTAAAGCAGGAATCATAACAGCTAAGCACCGAAATTGTTTAAAAGCCAAGAATGTTGAAGCCATTGTTTTCTTGAACAAAAACTCAAAGTTTCTTAACCAGTAG